In Pieris napi chromosome 2, ilPieNapi1.2, whole genome shotgun sequence, the following proteins share a genomic window:
- the LOC125061919 gene encoding SAGA-associated factor 29, whose protein sequence is MPLTADVAAQQVQERLRSMHRLIYDIEAERGRNEQCIESILRAEKTAENSPTAEDSGSSQQQMQLKNLYKNGLNAAEQEERVLRAALSRIYEIRAIKNERRIQARHAGNKETIGCGALMKMLLSAAQTLPLHVGRVGERAPPLCGAVPADGGHVARAGDAVAALVRVSDKEENWILAEVVSWLPAQGKYEVDDIDEEQKNRHVLSKRRVVPLPLMRADPRTDEHALFPKGAVVMALYPQTTCFYRAVVNRLPASAADPYEVLFEDSSYADGFSPPERVAQRYVIAIKEGKGRAT, encoded by the exons ATGCCTCTAACGGCTGATGTAGCGGCACAACAAGTGCAG GAGAGACTGAGATCTATGCATAGATTAATATATGATATAGAAGCAGAAAGAGGTCGTAACGAACAATGTATTGAGAGTATACTCAGAGCTGAAAAGACAGCAGAAAACTCACCAACTGCTGAAGATTCTGGTTCATCACAACAG CAAATGCAGTTAAAGAACCTATACAAAAATGGTTTGAATGCAGCAGAACAGGAAGAAAGGGTTCTGCGAGCAGCGTTATCAAGGATTTATGAAATTCGGGCCATCAAGAATGAAAGAAGAATTCAG GCCAGGCACGCGGGTAATAAAGAAACGATAGGTTGTGGAGCCCTTATGAAAATGCTGCTAAGCGCAGCGCAAACTTTGCCCCTGCATGTGGGCAGAGTGGGTGAGCGTGCGCCTCCCTTGTGCGGGGCTGTTCCAGCTGATGGAGGTCACGTGGCACGTGCCGGAGACGCTGTTGCAGCTTTAGTTCGAGTCTCCGACAAAGAGGAGAATTGGATATTGGCTGag GTGGTGAGCTGGCTCCCAGCACAAGGGAAGTATGAAGTTGACGATATTGATGAAGAGCAGAAGAATCGTCATGTGCTCAGTAAACGTCGGGTGGTGCCCCTACCCCTGATGAGAGCTGATCCCAGGACTGATGAGCACGCGCTTTTCCCCAAGGGTGCAGTGGTTATGGCACTTTACCCTCAAACTACGTGTTTTTACCGGGCTGTTGTGAACAGGCTCCCGGCTTCAGCTGCTGATCCTTATGAAGTTTTGTTTGAG GATTCGTCGTACGCGGATGGATTCTCCCCCCCGGAGCGCGTAGCTCAGCGATACGTGATCGCTATCAAGGAGGGCAAAGGCCGAGCCACCTGA
- the LOC125059100 gene encoding polyadenylate-binding protein 2 isoform X1, whose protein sequence is MAEHDYLDSMENNHLDGANGSLNMTDNSSGGGDEASGTGLPDIAAIKARVQEMEEEAEKLKQMQTEVDKQMSMGSPPGITSPLNMSLEEKIEADNRSVYVGNVDYGATAEELEQHFHGCGSINRVTILCNKFDGHPKGFAYIEFGDKDSVQTAMAMDESLFRGRQIKVMPKRTNKPGLSSTNRPPRGARGRGRSYRGGYSPYYASLRPAIRRGRGIRRGSYYNPY, encoded by the exons ATGGCAGAACACGATTATTTAGATTCAATGGAGAACAATCACTTAGATGGAGCCAACGGTTCTCTTAACATGACCGATAATAGTTCGGGT ggAGGTGATGAGGCATCAGGTACAGGTTTACCTGACATAGCAGCTATCAAAGCCCGAGTGCAGGAGATGGAAGAGGAAgcagaaaaattaaaacagatgCAAACTGAAGTCGATAAACAGATGAGTATGGGAAGCCCCCCTGGAATTA CAAGCCCATTGAATATGTCATTGGAAGAGAAAATAGAAGCCGACAATAGGTCAGTGTATGTTGGTAATGTGGATTATGGAGCAACAGCTGAGGAGTTGGAACAGCATTTTCATGGTTGTGGGTCCATTAATag GGTtactattttatgtaataaatttgatGGTCACCCCAAAGGCTTTGCTTATATTGAATTTGGAGACAAAGACAGTGTACAAACTGCAATGGCTATGGATGAATCATTATTTAGAGGCAGACAAATTAAG GTGATGCCAAAGCGCACAAATAAGCCAGGGCTGTCCTCAACCAACCGGCCACCGAGAGGGGCGCGCGGGCGAGGCCGCTCCTACCGCGGCGGCTACTCGCCCTACTACGCCAGCCTCAGACCCGCGATCCGCCGCGGCAG GGGTATAAGGCGGGGATCATACTACAATCCGTACTGA
- the LOC125059100 gene encoding polyadenylate-binding protein 2 isoform X2 → MRPNKGGDEASGTGLPDIAAIKARVQEMEEEAEKLKQMQTEVDKQMSMGSPPGITSPLNMSLEEKIEADNRSVYVGNVDYGATAEELEQHFHGCGSINRVTILCNKFDGHPKGFAYIEFGDKDSVQTAMAMDESLFRGRQIKVMPKRTNKPGLSSTNRPPRGARGRGRSYRGGYSPYYASLRPAIRRGRGIRRGSYYNPY, encoded by the exons ATGAGGCCTAATAAG ggAGGTGATGAGGCATCAGGTACAGGTTTACCTGACATAGCAGCTATCAAAGCCCGAGTGCAGGAGATGGAAGAGGAAgcagaaaaattaaaacagatgCAAACTGAAGTCGATAAACAGATGAGTATGGGAAGCCCCCCTGGAATTA CAAGCCCATTGAATATGTCATTGGAAGAGAAAATAGAAGCCGACAATAGGTCAGTGTATGTTGGTAATGTGGATTATGGAGCAACAGCTGAGGAGTTGGAACAGCATTTTCATGGTTGTGGGTCCATTAATag GGTtactattttatgtaataaatttgatGGTCACCCCAAAGGCTTTGCTTATATTGAATTTGGAGACAAAGACAGTGTACAAACTGCAATGGCTATGGATGAATCATTATTTAGAGGCAGACAAATTAAG GTGATGCCAAAGCGCACAAATAAGCCAGGGCTGTCCTCAACCAACCGGCCACCGAGAGGGGCGCGCGGGCGAGGCCGCTCCTACCGCGGCGGCTACTCGCCCTACTACGCCAGCCTCAGACCCGCGATCCGCCGCGGCAG GGGTATAAGGCGGGGATCATACTACAATCCGTACTGA
- the LOC125063075 gene encoding uncharacterized protein LOC125063075: protein MSLITAEFLSFVKKLEENDDKLTSISPIERTPEFEFNNSICSVCNGYYGPSFGEPVCVTCHTFLFPEFQSYLPCSYFCTEKTDDGDSGNDEPSDLIFSSEKKSNRTFSIPAWWRIRTSLDSETSPEDDASRASNSGPSGSGSCGSGSAVKDPFIPGYAPPPQPPNLPHTLQALSTPRLPDNLPLGIVEHLPSEVLLCIFRYLDDMSLCACACVCTRWQRLVRARVPLPRWATFTAARWPLFRPMFTDFDWQRKYQSLVESCFCRNCLVQMCVQAAPSGEENAWRWNRLRSELKMLRNDSPEGIAATPLDMKCCHWQASVTGPAGSPYEGGVFFLYVQVPYSYPMSPPVVRFLTRILHPNVSRHGDVGIDSVHHNWSLALTISKVLISIQSLLTDPYTNVCMEPELGEMYVQDRPKFEALARQWTWKYAMLDVLPF, encoded by the exons ATGTCACTAATTACAGCGGAATTTCTTAGTTTCGTTAAAAAACTGGAAGAGAATGATGACAAATTAACATCTATCTCCCCAATTGAAAGAACAccagaatttgaatttaat AACTCAATATGCTCTGTTTGCAATGGATATTATGGGCCAAGTTTTGGAGAACCTGTATGTGTTACATGCCATACTTTTTTGTTTCCTGAATTCCAATCCTATTTGCCTTGTTCATACTTTTGCACTGAAAAGACAGACGATGGAGACTCTGGAAATGATGAACCTTCTGACTTAATTTTTAGCTCAGAGAAAAAATCCAACAGAACTTTCTCAATTCCAGCTTGGTGGCGTATCAgg ACATCACTAGACAGTGAAACGAGCCCAGAAGATGATGCCAGCAGAGCCAGTAATTCTGGACCCAGTGGCAGTGGCAGCTGCGGTTCCGGGTCAGCAGTAAAAGACCCATTCATCCCTGGATATGCCCCTCCACCACAACCACCTAATCTTCCTCACACTCTCCAAGCCTTGAGTACTCCTCGTCTTCCAGACAATTTGCCTTTGGGAATTGTTGAACATTTGCCATCAGAAg TGCTACTATGTATATTCCGATATCTTGACGACATGTCGCTCTGCGCCTGCGCATGTGTTTGTACGCGTTGGCAGAGGTTGGTCCGTGCTCGTGTTCCACTTCCACGATGGGCCACATTCACAGCTGCAAGATGGCCGCTGTTTAGACCCATGTTTACTGACTTCGATTGGCAACGG aaatacCAATCTTTGGTGGAGTCTTGTTTCTGCCGCAATTGTTTAGTGCAAATGTGTGTCCAAGCCGCACCTAGCGGTGAAGAAAATGCTTGGAGGTGGAACAGACTACGCAGCGAATTAAAG ATGTTACGCAACGACTCTCCCGAAGGCATCGCAGCCACGCCCTTGGACATGAAGTGCTGCCACTGGCAGGCCAGCGTCACCGGACCGGCTGGATCGCCTTACGAGGGGGGCGTCTTCTTTCTATACGTACAAGTACCCTATTC ataccCAATGAGTCCACCAGTGGTGAGATTCCTAACTCGTATCCTTCACCCAAATGTGTCTCGTCATGGTGATGTGGGCATCGACTCTGTCCACCACAATTGGTCGTTGGCCTTGACTATCAGCAAAGTCCTCATCTCCATACAGAGCTTACTTACAGACCCTTATACTAAT gtttGTATGGAGCCGGAACTAGGGGAGATGTACGTACAAGATCGACCAAAGTTCGAAGCCCTCGCGAGACAATGGACCTGGAAGTATGCTATGCTTGATGTGTTGCCGTTTTGA